Sequence from the Phragmites australis chromosome 6, lpPhrAust1.1, whole genome shotgun sequence genome:
aaatctttataatctgtaTAAAATAAGATTGACCTTTagaagtaatgaagtttatttttcttctcatacttgtattcacctccttctagtttctctctattggttcccttacaaatttgcaaattttttggttttgtgatttttgtttttgtgctaatgctgaaatttttcatctTGTTGGAGTCATTCTTCTCGCTGTTAGAAGCATAAAATTCATGTACAAACATATATAATTGGGTATTGAATTCTCTTCCCTCTAAATtattaacttggagagtttcttcttcCGATGTCTATCTTTTTAGATCAAAGTGTTTGTTCCTTCACGTTGTAATTTTTTGTGGCTATGACTCGTGTAATTGGTTTTAATGGAGTCCAGGGTTCATATACAAACTTGGGAGCCATGATTTCATTTGCGTTTTTAATTGTAACTTGCTTCTTTCCAGATTTTACTTATGTTTGAGTTTTAAGGTGGGTTAGatgaaacaaaagagaaaaccaTCCGATTCAAAAGAATTTGTAAGACTTCTATTTACCTACTTTAGTTGTTATTGTCGGTCCTAGAGAGACAACCTCGAATAATTCTACTAGCATTTCGTCACGAATTTAGTGGTTGTGACCCATAATAGAGTTGGAATTTACACTGAGTTATATGGAGATGACAGACATTTTCTGATGCTGATACACCGTGATGACAGTGGAAGTAAAAAATGATCCTTCTGTTAGATGTTGTGCAACTGAATCGATCGACGGTACCCTTTTGACGTCGCGTGGCAAGTACTCACATCATCGGCTGGAGTCTTTCCTCACCTCGGACTTCACCGCCGCTAGGGCACTGGAGAGGTCGCGAACCAATCAAACAGATACATGTACTCATCGTATACTCGTATGGGCTACATAGAAGGGGTAAAAATGAAGGCCAAAGGATAACAGAGTTACTTTGCGAAGCGGTTCGTACCTGGGCTTCAGATAATGCAGGGAGACAAGGTGGGAAAGCTTAATCATCGCCACCTTAGATTTATCTTCGAACCTGTCATGGTCCAACCAACTAATGCATCCATAAATTAACTTTTGTGACTTGTTTGAGCATTTTGCAGGACGTGTGACATATTTGCACCCTTTCGTAATTCATACTACTCTTTAATACTGGTTTTAGTTTGATTAGGTTCTTTTTAAGCCCTTTTTTGTTGAGTGATGGTACATCTTCAGTTCTACTGACCTCGCTTGCGGATTTGTACGTAAATCCGCTGGCTTGTATCATGAATCGTCATTCATCGGCGTCTGCGAACTCTTAGAGCGCAGCGCAGCCACATGGACACGGAGTCATGGAGGAAACGAAGCAGGCCGGCACGGGGCAGCGCAGCGCGCCATGCTGGCCTGCTTGCACGGACGGACAGCCCTGCGCCCGCGCGCCAGGAACACGAGCGGAACATGGGTCAGCCCATGCCTCTCCCATGCGTGTGCCTGCGCGCgcgcgcccgcccgcccgcccgtgGCCCAGGGGCCTGCGACGTGTGAAGCGAATCCTGCAGCGCGCGCGGTTGTCCCCGGAGCCAGAGCTGGATGGATATGCCGTTCTCGGTTCGATCTCCCTCCCCCATTCTGCATGCATTGCAGGGTGCAGCTGGGGATGGGCGCCGGCACAAACAGCAGCGTCAGTGACGCACTGTTGTTCTATACGTGCGCGTTCATGTGATATCTCATGGGCGCATGAGTTAGTTCATCCGGCCGTTGGCGACCGGGTCTGGTAGACCAGTCCTGCTGTTTGTGTATTCCAGGCCCGTGGCAGTCCTTCACTCGATGCTAACTTTGAACGCACGAGTTGAACCATGATTTTTCTAAGGAATTGCTAGCGCTTTTCTTAGAAAGAGAGAGGAGCTAGCGCTCTGTTTCATGTGGCTCTTGGGCCTGGTGCCTTTCGACCTCACATTCTGAGCTGCTTGAGAGAGCTCCTAACGTTTGGTTTGGcatagctaaaatttatatgtttttattaaaaagctattttttaaaagttactTATAGTTTCTAAGAAAAATTATTAGTTTATAGTCTTAATTTTTAAACTCTCAGCACACAGCTTTTTAGCTACTCTTAACCAACTTATCagtttttaattcatttcatcaGAAGTCAACTTATCAACTTTTCAAAAACCAGCATAAGCTCAATCTATTTGGCGCAACTTATGGCTTCTAAGAAATAAAAGCTACTGATAAAATGTGCCAAACAGAATCTAAGTTAGACTTATGgcttaaaaaaatcaaagttgGGCTAGCCCATAAACGGAGCATGAAGCTTATATGTCCATTGtattaggaaaaaaaagagaaaaatgcatTTGACCTCCTCAATTTATGCCCCGGTTCGATTTTTCTATCTCAATCGTAAAATCATATATCTTTGTTCGTATAAATCACACGTAATAGTTTTCAAGATGGATTTAGATGACATGACAGTAGGCCCCACATGTTAGCCTCTTCTTCaacctctcttcttccttctttttgccGATCTCCCGGTAGCCAATGTTGGAACTCCTCCTGGTATACTCACGCGAAGTGGACACACTCACGCACCTAGACTGGAACACGATGAACTCAGAGAGCAGAGAggacacacacaaacacatgaAGAGAAACAGTCCTTTGACACCGCACAACTTgtgcctttttctttcttttctcttaaaCTCAACAGGTTAATTACAACGGATTAGTATTTAAACACACACGCACACGCTAGCTAATGGCCCTGCCGTTCCACGACGTGCTCAACTGGCCGCAAGAACCGTACAACAAGCTAGCTAATCCCTACACTAATGCAACTACATGCAAGCATCCTAGACAACGACTACTACACGTCCAACAACTATCAATTACCGATGCATGCGTCCATGCAAAGCCTGATCGCTTCTTCCTTTAGGGCGTGCTCCCCGATTTTAGCCACTCACCTGACAACACCAAACATGCATGGTTAACTCTACAACACATACCTCCACTCAACTCCTAGCTATCGATCCACTCACTACTACGCATTGCCGATCCACTACGCCATGCAACATTTATTCTAACTTGTTCCCAACCCACTAAATACTAAATTGACACCTAAACTTGACTACCATGCAACTAATGCAAAAACAATAAGATTATGCTAATAGCGGAGACACCCTCCACCTCTTGTTTCtcatctcccctctctccctccctctccccttACAGGTTTCTTGGCCACGCACTGCAGCCCTTGCCCTGCCGGTGGACTACCCACTCCTACGGCCCTTGACATGGATGTTTCATGTTCCTCGAGGAGTCATCTCCGCTCGTCGTGAGCAGCTCGATCTCATTACTTCCATCCAGCACCTCGTCTCGGGCCTGTTATCTCAACACAAGTTCTTATACCCAAAAGAAATGTATCTCGTGTTGACAAGAAAAACCAACAACCGACTTCTTTTCATGCACATTTTTCAACGAACAAGAAGTCTCATAGTTGAATTGCGACTCGCAAATGGCAACATATGTATCTTTCAACTCCTCGATTCTTCTAAAAAACTGATTAAAGGATCTGTGGTAGAACAAATCTACTCGCTCGAAACCCACCAAGTGTCTGAACCATACTAAGGGCTTGTTTGACAGGGATTCTAgattatgttttttttcttgagaaataggagacactactacagaaagtgTCATTAGTGCCAGCTCAGAAACACTATCAATGAcgatttttgaaccgacactgataattacGGATTATCAGCATCGATTTATGAACTGGCATAGATAATgagtatcattgtcggttcataacaaGGAACCGCCATTGATACGGAGAGGATCACTACTAGCTTTTCATCATGAGCCGACATTGATAGCCCTTGCCCTGTACAAAAAATAGCACACACAGAAACGCTAGCAACTCAAGCTTACAAAGTGCAGAGCACTTTATCCTCAACATTttctcattaaaaataaaagcaaaTTGTAGTTCAATTTCATTGACCAACAACATTTGCTCATACAGATAGAGATCTTTTGATCATCAATCCTCGACATTTTTTTAGGGGAAATAAAAGCAAATGATCATTAATCTTCAACATTTTCTCAGGGAAAATAAAAGCAAATGGTTGAAAGCAAGCTTGTTGGATGAGAACTGAAGTCTCCGAGATCTTTTGATGTTTCTTCAAATCACAGATGGTGGCTGCTCTTGTTAATTTCTCAAAACCTAGCGGAGAAACCAAAAATTGGTTGCGACTACaatatcttcttcaatcttcACTTTGGATGTCAAAAGTTGGCTTCAGTGCCTTCTTAAATACCAGTGGAAATAGTTGTCATACCTTCTCAAAAGCTTCTCTTCCGACAACTTATACTCTGCACAACATATAGGACAACTATGAAAATATTGGTAATGGTTGTCAGGCTTTGCCAAATTTGATTCTAATTATCACACATTTTCATGATTTGCTATCTATGATTATGTTTGGTCCTAATTGGCCTTGGATTGAATATGAATTAGTCATTTTGCATATATAGATGTGTGTTTGTGTACGCTTATCGGCTCATATTTGGGATAATTTGGGCTCGGATAGAGATGAATGGCTCGGACAGCAAGTAAAAGGAGGGGATTGAGGAACTTTCAAGAATCCTAAAGTGAAATCCTAATATTCATCCCCAAATCCAAAACACTAGAACCTAATTTTGGGGAATTTTCAGAACCTAAAGTCAAACCCTAGGACGCGTCACCAATCTGAAACTCTAATCTCATTTTTGCCCCAAATTCAAAACCCTAAAGTGCAAATCCCCCAAAATCCCAAAACCTATACCCAAAGGAGGGGGCGTACTTACGATTTTTGATCGCTGTTGCGGCCACTGGAGCTCCCGAATCCTTCTTCTTCGGTGTGTTCGTCTCCTAGGGCTTGGGTCACGCGTGGATCCTTTCATCTCCTACGCCTTCATGACTTCACCACCACCTCATGCGCGCACGTTGGCTCCTCGCTAGCGTGGTCTCCATTTTCATCGCTCGCATCAAGCGCCACCATAGATCCATCGACGATCCACGCGTGAACTTGGTCGCATGCACGCGCCGGTTGGATGAGgctggtgagagagagagagagagagagagagagagagagagagagagagagaggttggtGATGGAGTGCGGAGATGTGAGCATGCGgcaagagataagggagagggaATCAAACCAGACTTAAGCGCACTAGCTAAAATCATAGTGCATCAAAATTTCGGGCCCGCActtagtatcagtgtcggtccaACTTGGCTCAATCAATGATCGAGCGTAGGATGctacaaaccgacactgatacttcatcagtgccggttttggCCTAATCAATACTAATGACCCAGCACGGATGGCTTGTTCTGTTGTAGTGAAATCCTGCTAAATGGGTAGTTTAGTTTCATATTCTTGCAAGCTACAGGGAGCaaagttttagtttttttactaGTAGAAAAATCACCCATAATGTTGTTTCGCATAAGAATCACCTCCCTCCTTTCACATACACCTTTTCAGGAATCCAAAACCCCCCATACGAGCCAAACAATTGCACAAAGAGATTATCATTCACTAGATAAATGTATCCATGGAGAAAtaaaatcagaataaaaaattgGAGAATCCGAAACCCTATCAAATAGACCTAAATGGCTTAATGCAACAACCGGACAGTAAAATTAACATATTATAGGACCACTAGGCTAATctgatgatattatttttatatgttcaGTTATATACTCTATGTATGTAAATCTACGATCGAgggttttttagaaaaaaagaaaaatggtttGTGCGTAGAATCATATATTCAATTACACTTCGATTCTTACCATCACTTTTCCATAATTAGTCTTGTGCCACCAGTTCCAAGGGGCTGATTGGTTTTCAACCATAGAAGGTCTTGCCAAATATTGACCATGGCCAAAGTAGGGGCAAAGCTAAAATCAAGGCTAAGAAATAACGTTTGGTTTGTAACTAAACTAAAATGAGGTTGTGTCAAATTTCAGGCTAAAACATTGCGTTTGAATGGTGACCAAGCCAAAACGGTGAGCATGATATGCGAAACCtacatgtcactaatgaatcATATATTAGATATGtggtttagaaaataaattagttTTAAGCTTGTCAATTCCAAAAGGTTTGCATGGAAGCCAACGAATCCCTGATTATTACCTTAGCTGCAACATGGGAAGGTGACCAAGTCAAATTGGAGTCACCAATTTGCCCGCCCGGATTTAAGCTAAGTTTTGGCCTCCATCTACTATGAGTGCTAAATTTCTATGGCATGGCCAAATAAGAACATCAAAGCAAATGAAGGCCAAAACAGTGGAACCCATCAAAATTTGACATGACATGCTGGGGCAGCACGTAACTAAACACTCTCAAAACTTCTACTCTGTGCCTGTGAGTTGTGCCAAATTCCTATAGATTAGGGCATCCTTAAGGGATCCTCTTTGTAGACGAGGATCTTTTTATGAAagaatttttgttttctttaacACTTCAATAGCATTCTTTCACAGTTTTCATCACAAAGTGATTTATAAGATCATTATCTCCGGAACATAATTCTCTCTATATTTCTCTTCACAAATCTCTTTAAAAATATCTATTaaatataagagaaaataaaaaaataaaaacaggagagataattagaaaaaatgaaataaaaagaatatgactGAGGACGATCTTAATTCAATTATCGGAGGTAGTGGTCCAATTGCAAACCAACCACCAAGCGGCTTTCCTCTTCGTTGCGCCTCGGAAAAGCTGCCCACTTGGCCGCCACGGCACAAGGCCCGCCCACCACGGGACCCCTAGCGGCACGCCGTTGCGGGCCAGGACTACTCACTGACATGCGGGCTCCACCCGTTCCGTGGAGTGTGTCAGTGAGAAAGGGTGTGGAGTGTTTCCGTGTTGACTTGGATTACGACCGCTTCGCTCCCGCACACTCCCCCGCGGCCCGCGCCGACTTCTATCCAATCGGTTCGGCCTTTTCTCACGCCGGCCCCTCCTCTTTGAAATGCCCCATATACTTGCCCAAAAATACACCCTACTCCACCAAATAGACTAACCAAAAATTCCCTTTTTGTTCCACAAAGTACGGTGGAGAGGAATGTTTATGTGAATACAGAAACATGTcgattcaaatatgaaaattTAAGAAACCACCAAAAATTACGTCGAATGTGGTATTACACGGGGCTCTTTGTTTGAAAAAACACGGAGACAAGGTAGGCTACTCTTTTGGATGCACTAGCATGCTACAGCCTTTTCCAGAAATCCCTTTCCtgcagaaacaaaaaagaaaaaacattagAAAGACTAGATCGTCAAAAAAGTCAAAAGGGGCGTAACTGGAAATGCACCCTATTTGTTCACATTTATGGTGGAAAAAGGTAGAAGGGACGCAGATGCAAACTTCACGTTTGAAATGGACTTGTACGCAAGAGGCGTCACAAACATCTAACGCGTCGTGGACCCAAGCTGGGTACCACCAACCACTAGCAATGGACTTCACCGCCAACAagctcgccggcgccggcggcagccGCACCATCGCGTCCACGGCTGACGCGGTGCCGCCGCGGTCCATATCGGGCGTTGAATCCTCTGATACCCTTGTTAGGTGTggcgtcggcgccggcgccggagccggGGGTGGAGACAGTGGGTCGGACCCCCACGCCGCTCTCCTCCGGCTGGCTGCCCTCGGGGATCGCATGACCGCCATACGGCGCCGcgtcgccgcctccctctcGGGCGAGTCCCAGCCCCTGTCCTCATACGACATCCACTCCGTCTCCTCCGAGATCTCCTCCACCGCGCAACTCGTTGTCCTCAACGCCGCATCGCTCCTCGCTTCCTCCGTCCCCTTCCCGGCCCCATCTCCTCCCGCCGCTGCCCCGGCCCCCGTCCGAGAGCTCCCCATCGCGGCCGTCTCCGCCCAAGAGCACCCCCAAGAAGCCGCCAAGGATGACGGCGACTACGAAGTAGTGGAGCTCGATGCCGCCGAGCTGCTGGCGGAGCACGTCCACTTCTGCGAGATCTGCGGCAAGGGCTTCCGCCGGGACGCCAACCTCAGGATGCACATGCGCGCGCACGGCGACCGCTTCAAGACCCTGGACGCGCTCTCCCGCCCCGGCCAGGCGAAGCCGCCCGTCGGCCGCGACGTGCGGTTCTCTTGCCCCTTCGCTGGATGCAACAGGAACCGTGCGCACCGCCGCTTCCGACCGCTCAAGTCGGCGGTCTGCGCGCGGAACCACTTCCGGCGTAGCCACTGCCCCAAGCTTTACTCCTGCGAGCGCTGCGGCGGCAAGAAGCGCTTCGCTGTTCTTGCTGATCTCCGTAGCCACCTCCGCCACTGCGGCGAGGAGGCACAGTGGCGCTGCTCCTGCGGCACCACCTTCTCCCGCAAGGACAAGCTGTTCGGCCATCTTGCCCTCTTTGAAGGCCACACTCCAGCCATCACCGAACCAAACAAGAATGTGGTGACAGGACTTACAGAGCCGTTTCTTGATGCGATGGAAGAAGGAGGAATTGAAGGGAATTGTGACCTCGAGGAGGTTGAGGAGCGGGGTTTTGATCCAGAGTTCTTCAAGGAGTGGATGGAGGAGCTCAGAGGGAGTGCTGGTGGCTCGAATTGGCCTGGATCGGCAGCAGCCGGGCAATAGCAATTCCCCAAGGGCTATTTTCAGTAAGAGCTTTATCTTCCAGCCATTTTGTTGTCACATTGAGATATATATGAGAAAATTTGGCACAAGAAGCTCTGAAACGATGCCAAGATGATGATTGTAGTATATGTTACTAGTAGATATTACAAACTACGAATTATCACATTCTTCTGTAACTTGTCAAAATCTAATACATCATAAAAGCTGATGACAGGTGTTCTATAGAACCTGAGAAACAGAGAAATACACTAGAAATTCTCGCAAAAAAAAGGTTTCAATTATTGGGTCCTCATAGTGATTAAATCACAACCGTTAGACATCATTATACAGCACATCCAAattccaaggatatgatggATATAATTAATTGGGAGTGGATGTCCTCAAATGACTGAAAATAAAAGTACTCTCAATCACTAATTCTCATCTGTTAGATCAGTATCTAACATCTCACATGCACTATTTAAATGGACAGCTCAAAATTACACCAGACTTCTACTAAAATTATACATTTGTAGTAGAGTAATTTCAGACCAAACATGTAATTTCAGGTGACTGAGAGATAAAATTTTCAGGCAATTGAGGAAGAGACATTCCGTAATTAATTTGTTCTATCTTTTTACGAGGAAAATTAGTTTCTTTTATAGATAATGATAGAGAGACTTGATTGCAGCTAGGCCATGCTATGCCTTTGTGCCAGCCCACCAACCTAGTTATGATGTAATGGATTTGTCAGCTTGATTGTGTTGGAAGTCATCCTCATACATAAATCTTAAAAAACATTGATATCTAACACACTCTTGGATGAAATTTCTCTTAAGTTATTTACTTAGTTTTGTACTGGGGATGAGTTTAACTGGATGTGAGACTCCTGTTTTACCACAATAGTCGAATGAAACTAGGCAATTTGATGGCAAGGGGAAAATTCTATTTGTTTATCTGGTGCACTCATACGGTTCTTTTTCTTGCATGTCCTGGTTCACATATTAATGCCAGCAGTTCGCTTGTTATAATCTATGTGGACAAAATCGTTAAGTATGTAGTTATTTCTGAAGAAGCTCATGTTTTA
This genomic interval carries:
- the LOC133921910 gene encoding protein SENSITIVE TO PROTON RHIZOTOXICITY 1-like, producing the protein MQTSRLKWTCTQEASQTSNASWTQAGYHQPLAMDFTANKLAGAGGSRTIASTADAVPPRSISGVESSDTLVRCGVGAGAGAGGGDSGSDPHAALLRLAALGDRMTAIRRRVAASLSGESQPLSSYDIHSVSSEISSTAQLVVLNAASLLASSVPFPAPSPPAAAPAPVRELPIAAVSAQEHPQEAAKDDGDYEVVELDAAELLAEHVHFCEICGKGFRRDANLRMHMRAHGDRFKTLDALSRPGQAKPPVGRDVRFSCPFAGCNRNRAHRRFRPLKSAVCARNHFRRSHCPKLYSCERCGGKKRFAVLADLRSHLRHCGEEAQWRCSCGTTFSRKDKLFGHLALFEGHTPAITEPNKNVVTGLTEPFLDAMEEGGIEGNCDLEEVEERGFDPEFFKEWMEELRGSAGGSNWPGSAAAGQ